One part of the Nitrososphaerota archaeon genome encodes these proteins:
- a CDS encoding chorismate pyruvate-lyase family protein, whose product MIYRITVNDFGKSMLETLEKLEAECRIKLSKYQKLILSEVATVEQTLSIIIGTPITIELVKQEEIHHQHLNHSTTPIMRREVWLKDAEGKRLIHAVSKYCPRNLPGNIEADMRKGLIGIGTSIAKNELPTCRKVIEIGYNQNSNTLHREYRIIGKQNTLFEIFEEFNANLFK is encoded by the coding sequence ATGATCTACAGAATAACGGTCAATGACTTCGGTAAATCTATGCTTGAAACCTTAGAGAAACTCGAAGCTGAATGCCGCATTAAACTCAGCAAATACCAAAAGCTGATACTAAGCGAAGTAGCCACAGTAGAGCAAACGCTAAGCATAATCATTGGAACACCAATAACTATTGAACTGGTAAAACAGGAAGAGATACACCATCAACACCTCAATCACTCCACGACACCAATCATGCGAAGAGAAGTATGGCTAAAAGACGCTGAAGGAAAAAGACTGATACATGCGGTAAGCAAATACTGCCCCAGAAACCTTCCCGGAAACATAGAGGCAGACATGAGAAAGGGGCTAATTGGTATTGGAACCAGTATAGCAAAAAATGAACTACCCACATGCCGCAAAGTAATCGAGATAGGCTATAACCAGAACTCAAACACACTGCACAGAGAGTACCGTATAATCGGTAAGCAAAACACGCTTTTTGAGATATTCGAAGAA